The following proteins come from a genomic window of Candidozyma auris chromosome 4, complete sequence:
- the SMT3 gene encoding SUMO family protein SMT3: MSEQPKEEKSDSTHINLKVSDGTAEIFFKIKKTTPMKRLMEAFCKRQGKSMESLRFLIDGTRVSPDNTPEDLDLEDGDVIEAHREQVGGFR; the protein is encoded by the coding sequence ATGTCTGAACAgccaaaggaagaaaagtcTGACAGCACACATATCAACTTGAAGGTCAGCGATGGTACCGCCgagatctttttcaagatcaagaagaccaCCCCCATGAAAAGATTGATGGAAGCTTTTTGTAAGAGACAGGGTAAATCCATGGAGTCCTTGAGATTCTTGATTGATGGCACTCGTGTTTCTCCAGACAATACTCCAGAGGACCTTGATTTGGAGGATGGGGACGTCATTGAGGCTCACCGTGAGCAGGTCGGTGGCTTCAGGTAA
- the PSP1 gene encoding Psp1p, producing the protein MSLRYPDFLGPSNLQQKGSSAESEAPSKQHNPPPPHQPSSESGLKNHPSDAKNSQAFPDMNLDSDLDFDSLLKSKLSALSVQNDSHRDDLSAQPPLSKNSFSPLTGAHNGFGLDHSPAFGAFGEFGPFHKQTNTFHLPLELQGGIGNISSRRPSYAAESFTRSQPQQHSPASQPFAGPAPSTFHPNAGSSNKTSLASFAAANNFSLNASQQQQQQQQSSQHSQQQNRGSVSGQQLGQPQNQHNFGQDALSDSLQNLSLNANLSDFQARRPSQLADYQAVPQSQFYPSFTPQQSSFFASGAPVSFNSFHAFQPAGSAGMPMGGAPSSAPQGQNQQFSSNPQVGSGSGGADMYPSTHPGQTMKLDNGLLLKDQYIMVSPELKQQFLSAVRYFQDPDLSNKILNKLYELLANPVVQKLVTFVKNLNNLTFNHKMLCLVVNKNGKLDLLSYPSNSNIFLQRDNLVIVDGDRGKDLVMILEPLVNLDFAILFNFLKKIEHLKSLTINDANGGTSVKGNHSGGTHSTSMDASAIINKHSNEDNEFIITLPTKQVLRFATPKEISKLSGKFLEEKKAFITCFNKIKELGLSNDLTLINVEYQCDFKKLIFYYYADFKRIDFRGLIKELFKIYKTRIWLCAVLPYDRRELYTNLSKEERSGEESTFGCIPKEYELSNEQIMNFSVKEFGKLPKPTYFHSKNMYNLVLNLENDLNGKFYGFTSMKGNSGIDNSVQAQEDLSSSGTSPRGAPAKGQEEIVGKNGRSPNKKKTDYQITPSFDPFGKQKNV; encoded by the coding sequence ATGAGTCTAAGGTACCCGGATTTTCTCGGGCCTCTGAATCTCCAGCAAAAGGGCTCCTCTGCCGAATCCGAGGCTCCCTCGAAACAGCACAATCCTCCGCCTCCCCACCAGCCTTCGCTGGAATCAGGTCTCAAGAACCACCCACTGGATGCCAAAAACTCCCAGGCTTTTCCCGACATGAACCTTGACTCCGATCTCGACTTCGACCTGCTCTTGAAATCGAAGCTACTGGCCTTGAGTGTCCAGAATGACTCCCACCGTGACGATCTTTCCGCCCAGCCACCCTTGTCAAAAAACTCATTTTCCCCATTGACTGGTGCCCACAATGGGTTTGGCTTGGACCATAGCCCTGCGTTTGGCGCGTTTGGCGAATTTGGACCCTTTCATAAACAGACAAACACCTTTCACCTCCCTTTGGAGTTGCAAGGCGGCATCGGCAACATTTCCTCAAGACGGCCAAGTTACGCTGCCGAGTCTTTCACTAGATCCCAGCCACAACAACACTCTCCAGCTTCGCAACCATTTGCTGGTCCTGCTCCTTCCACGTTTCATCCTAACGCTGGCTCTTCAAACAAAACCTCTTTGGCTTCCTTTGCAGCCGCCAATAACTTCTCCCTTAAtgcttctcaacaacaacaacaacaacaacaactgCTGCAGCATTCGCAACAGCAAAACAGAGGGCTGGTTCTGGGCCAGCAGCTAGGGCAGCCTCAAAACCAGCACAATTTCGGTCAGGATGCTCTCTCTGACTCTTTACAGAATCTTTCACTTAACGCCAACTTGTCAGATTTCCAGGCGAGACGACCATCTCAGTTAGCGGATTATCAGGCTGTTCCCCAAAGTCAGTTCTACCCCTCTTTCACCCCCCAGCAGCTGTCGTTCTTCGCTTCTGGTGCACCTGTCTCCTTCAATTCATTCCATGCGTTTCAGCCGGCTGGCTCGGCTGGAATGCCCATGGGTGGTGCACCAAGCTCAGCACCGCAGGGCCAGAACCAGCAATTCTCCTCGAACCCTCAGGTTGGCTCTGGCTCAGGAGGTGCCGATATGTATCCGTCGACTCATCCGGGTCAGACCATGAAGCTAGATAATGGACTTTTGCTCAAAGACCAATACATTATGGTGTCGCCTGAACTAAAACAACAGTTTCTTTCTGCTGTGAGATATTTTCAGGATCCAGACTTGAGtaacaagatcttgaacaagttgtaCGAACTTTTGGCGAATCCTGTGGTTCAAAAGTTGGTGACTTTcgtcaaaaacttgaatAACCTCACGTTTAATCACAAGATGTTGTGTCTTGTGgtcaacaaaaatggaaaaTTAGATTTATTGTCTTACCCCAGTAATTCCAAtatctttcttcaacgtGACAATTTAGTTATCGTTGATGGTGACAGGGGAAAGGACTTGGTCATGATCTTGGAGCCTCTAGTcaatcttgattttgcaattttgttcaatttcctcaagaagattgagcACCTCAAATCTCTCACAATCAATGATGCGAATGGTGGTACCTCTGTGAAGGGGAATCATAGTGGCGGTACACATTCTACATCTATGGACGCATCCGCCATTATCAACAAGCATTCCAACGAAGATAACGAGTTCATCATCACCCTTCCTACAAAACAAGTGTTGCGCTTCGCAACTCCAAAAGAGATACTGAAGTTGAGTGGCAAGTTTTtagaggagaaaaaggccTTCATCACCTGTTTtaacaaaatcaaggagttgGGGCTTAGCAACGACCTAACGCTTATAAATGTCGAGTACCAGTGcgatttcaagaagttgatcttctACTATTATGCTGATTTTAAGCGAATCGACTTTCGCGGTTTAATCAAAGAACTATTTAAGATTTACAAGACAAGGATTTGGCTATGCGCCGTCTTGCCATATGATAGACGAGAGCTTTATACTAACCTTTCGAAGGAGGAGAGAAGTGGTGAGGAATCTACGTTTGGCTGTATTCCAAAGGAGTACGAGTTGTCGAATGAACAAATCATGAACTTCTCTGTCAAGGAATTCGGTAAGTTGCCGAAACCAACATACTTTCATCTGAAGAACATGTACAACTTGGTGCTCAATCTCGAGAATGATCTCAACGGCAAGTTCTATGGATTCACACTGATGAAAGGAAATTCTGGCATTGACAACAGTGTACAGgcacaagaagatctttcttcttcaggaaCCTCCCCTCGCGGCGCCCCAGCTAAGGGACAAGAGGAAATCGTAGGCAAAAATGGTAGGAGTcccaacaagaagaagacagacTACCAGATCACACCAAGTTTTGATCCTTTTGgtaaacaaaaaaatgtatAA
- a CDS encoding phosphatase PAP2 family protein, with translation MAYFFLVAEHARPFNRQFKLNDHTIQHPFAQQERVTGHMCLILAAVVPTVVMTITSFSKHRKNRDQALHLLQVSLLGTALAVSVDGVITDTLKNWVGRPRPDFLERCGAPANTPTDVFVDISVCTAPLGEFRLIDGMRSTPSGHSSISFSAYLFLAMWLFGQLQLSVNVAAKPVYLYLVSASPLLLAAYVALSRVQDYRHHFSDIVSGMFIGCSVAIAIYRKYFHSVFDENPHEINGEEEGSGLPI, from the coding sequence ATGGCATATTTCTTTTTAGTGGCCGAGCATGCTAGACCGTTCAACCGCCAGTTCAAGCTCAACGATCACACGATTCAACACCCCTTCGCTCAACAAGAACGTGTCACGGGCCACATGTGTCTTATTTTAGCAGCTGTTGTTCCCACTGTAGTCATGACAATCAccagcttctccaaacatAGGAAGAATAGGGACCAGGCGTTGCACTTGTTGCAGGTGTCCTTGCTTGGAACAGCCTTGGCCGTCAGTGTGGATGGCGTAATCACAGATACCTTGAAAAACTGGGTTGGAAGGCCAAGACCAGATTTCTTGGAAAGATGCGGTGCTCCAGCTAACACGCCCACTGACGTTTTTGTGGACATCTCGGTGTGCACCGCTCCTTTGGGGGAGTTTCGCCTTATTGATGGGATGAGACTGACTCCCTCCGGCCACTCGCTGATATCGTTTTCTGCTTATTTGTTTTTGGCCATGTGGTTGTTCGGCCAATTGCAGCTCTCTGTGAATGTCGCTGCGAAGCCAGTGTACTTGTACCTCGTCAGTGCGCTGCCGCTTCTTTTGGCCGCCTACGTCGCCCTTTCTAGAGTTCAGGACTATAGACATCACTTTCTGGATATTGTACTGGGCATGTTCATTGGATGTTCGGTGGCAATTGCAATCTATAGAAAGTACTTTCATTCGgtctttgatgaaaatcCGCATGAAATCAATGGcgaggaagaaggaagtggGTTGCCCATCTAA
- the FUS1 gene encoding Fus1p, whose amino-acid sequence MSTVYQVVVATVSSGSTPTRTESTDSDTTITLLTTISTTTFKPVSTKSLTTRLSTFKSVVPTESESIFDSAGSEVASTSTSTLSRKAQTSMTVAETIPPGSSSSGAKLGLAIGIPIAVIALFVLIALAWVFLKRKIQSKSTEYLTYDPEEAVGGKVAFERRREPPPFSQTSKESISKNSPKLKSRLSRMVNSEWI is encoded by the coding sequence ATGTCAACAGTTTATCAAGTGGTTGTGGCAACCGTTTCTCTGGGTTCAACCCCAACACGTACGGAGTCTACTGACTCTGATACCACCATCACCTTGCTCACTACTATCAGCACTACCACTTTCAAGCCTGTGAGCACCAAGCTGCTTACAACGCGGTTGTCGACATTCAAATCTGTGGTTCCGACAGAAAGTGAATCTATTTTTGATTCGGCAGGTTCGGAAGTCGCTTCAACCTCAACGTCCACGCTTTCCCGCAAGGCACAGACCTCAATGACGGTAGCAGAGACCATTCCTCCCGGAAGCAGCTCCAGTGGAGCCAAGTTAGGCTTAGCAATCGGTATACCTATCGCTGTGATTGCACTCTTTGTGTTGATAGCGTTAGCATGggtttttttgaaaagaaaaatccAGTCCAAGTCCACCGAGTACTTGACGTACGACCCTGAAGAGGCGGTTGGTGGAAAGGTTGCCTTTGAACGTCGTAGGGAGCCTCCACCGTTTTCGCAGACGTCCAAGGAAAGCATTTCCAAAAACTCTCCGAAGTTGAAGAGTAGACTTTCCCGAATGGTCAACTCCGAGTGGATTTAG